The Nocardia vinacea genome contains the following window.
ATGGGGGTTATGGCCCAGCTCACTGATGACTCCCGGACGCTGTTGCGGACCTGCCCACTGTGTGAGGCGGTCTGCGGACTCGAGATCACCCTCGACTCGAACGACCATGTGACCTCGGTTCGCGGGGATCGACAGGATCCGTTCAGCAAGGGGTTCATCTGCCCCAAGGGGGCCAGCTTCGGACACCTCGACGAAGATCCGGACCGGCTGACCGAACCGATGATCCGGGACCGGGCCACCGATACCTGGCGCACCGCATCCTGGACCGAGGCATTCGAGCTCATCGCCGCACGGTTCCCGGCGATCGTGGCCGAGCACGGAAACCAGTCGGCGGCGCTGTATCTCGGCAATCCGAACGCACATACCGTGGCGGGGGCGCTGTATGTGCCGGTGCTGATCCGGGCGCTCGGCACCAAGAATCTGTTTTCGGCGAGTACCGCCGATCAAATGCCCAAGCAGGTGGCGAGCGGATTGATGTTCGGTGATCCGCTCACCGTGCCGGTGCCGGATCTGGATCGCACCGATTATCTGCTGATGCTCGGTGCGAATCCGCTGGAGTCGAACGGATCGCTGTGCACCGCACCGGATTTCCCGGGCCGGTTGAAGGCACTACGCAAGCGCGGCGGGAAATTCGTAGTGGTCGATCCGCGGGAAACGCGGACCGCGAAGCTTGCCGATGAGCATCTGTTCATCCGGCCGGGTAGCGATGCTTATCTGTTGTTCGGGATCGTGCACACGTTGTTCGAACAAGGTTTGACCGATATCCGCCTGGATGTCGCGGGCCTGGACGAAGTGCGCACGGCCGCCGCGGATTTCCCGCCCGAGGTGGTTTCGGAACGGACCGGAATTCCCGCCGAGACGGTTATCCGGATCGCGCAGGAGTTGGCGGCCGCGCCGACCGCGGCAGTATATGCGCGAATCGGCACCTGCACAGCCGAATTCGGCACGCTGACACAGTGGTTGGTCGAGGTGATCAACGTGCTGACCGGCAACCTCGACTCACCCGGCGGCGCCATGTTCGCCAGTGCGGCGGCGGGCGGCATCCCGCGCACCAAGCCGTTCCGCACCGGGCGCTGGGCCAGCCGGGTGCGCGGCCTGCCCGAGGCGATGGGTGAACTGCCGGTGGCGACCCTGGCCGATGAGATCACCACACCGGGCGCGGGGCAGGTGCGCGCGCTGGTGACCGTCGCGGGTAATCCGGTGCTGTCCGCGCCGAGCGGGGTCCGGTTGGATACGGCGTTCGCGCAATTGGACTTCATGGTCAGCGTGGACCGGTATCTGAACGAGACAACCCGGCATGCGGATGTGATCCTGCCGCCGCCGCGGTCTACGCAGTCGCCGCACTACGACTTCGCATTGCTGCAGTTCGCGGTTCGCAATTACGCGCGGTACTCGCGGCCGCTGGTCCCGCTCGGCGATCGACCTTCGGAATCGGAGATCCTGGCCAGGCTCGGGGCTGCACTGACCGGGCAGCCCGCCGGACCGGAGGCGCTGAACGGCGTCGATGAGCTGATCATCGCGGGCATGCTGCACAAGGCGGGCATACCGGAGCGGCGGCCCGAACTCATCGGGTCCAACAGCACCGAGCAGCGCATCGACCTGATGCTGCGGCTCGGACCCTATGGCGAGTGGAATGCCGGCGCGAGCGACGAGCCCGCAGGCGGTAGCTCGCGTGACCACGGAGGGCCCCGGGAGCGCCGAGATCAATACCGCACGCTGAATCTGCAGGTGCTGCTGGACAATCCACACGGTGTCGATCTCGGACCTTTGCAGCCGCGCCTGCCCGGCGTGCTGCGGACGGCATCCAAGAAGGTGGAGTTGGCGCCGCAGCCGCTGCTCGACGATGTCGTGCGGATGCGGGCCCGGCTCGCCGATGCCGCGCCGGATGTGGTGTTGATCGGGCGGCGTCAACTGCGATCCAACAACAGTTGGATGCACAATATCCCGACGCTGGTCAGCGGCTCGAATACCTGCACGCTGCATATCAATCCGGCGGATGTGGCGCGGTTGGGTCTCGGCGATACCGCCGTGGTGAAGTCCGCCGCGGGGACGCTGACGGTACCGCTGGAGCCGACCGAGGCGATCATGCCCGGGGTGGTCAGCTTGCCGCACGGCTGGGGACATACCGACAGCACACAGACGGTGGCCCGGGCGCATGCCGGGGTGAATGCCAATGTGCTGACCGATGATTCGGTGGTGGATGTGCCATCCGGAAATGCGGTCTTCAATGGCGTTCCGGTGACTTTGACGCCCGCCTGAGTTGTGCTCGATCCGACCGGCCGCGCAATAAAATCCCGGCCGGTCGGATTGTGGCTATTTTCTGGAAACCCTTGCGCTAACTAAAGATTCAGTGCATTCTCAACATGGATTTTGCTGTGTTGCCAGACTAAAATGGATAGGATTTCGGTTTAGTCGCGGGCTCAGCGTCGAACCCGTTGCGGTGTGCCGGATTCCAGCTACCAGAGGGGGCGCGATGCCCGGTACACGTTGTGGCAGTGACGGTGAGCACGAACTGCAGGACAGGTACGGT
Protein-coding sequences here:
- a CDS encoding molybdopterin-dependent oxidoreductase; amino-acid sequence: MAQLTDDSRTLLRTCPLCEAVCGLEITLDSNDHVTSVRGDRQDPFSKGFICPKGASFGHLDEDPDRLTEPMIRDRATDTWRTASWTEAFELIAARFPAIVAEHGNQSAALYLGNPNAHTVAGALYVPVLIRALGTKNLFSASTADQMPKQVASGLMFGDPLTVPVPDLDRTDYLLMLGANPLESNGSLCTAPDFPGRLKALRKRGGKFVVVDPRETRTAKLADEHLFIRPGSDAYLLFGIVHTLFEQGLTDIRLDVAGLDEVRTAAADFPPEVVSERTGIPAETVIRIAQELAAAPTAAVYARIGTCTAEFGTLTQWLVEVINVLTGNLDSPGGAMFASAAAGGIPRTKPFRTGRWASRVRGLPEAMGELPVATLADEITTPGAGQVRALVTVAGNPVLSAPSGVRLDTAFAQLDFMVSVDRYLNETTRHADVILPPPRSTQSPHYDFALLQFAVRNYARYSRPLVPLGDRPSESEILARLGAALTGQPAGPEALNGVDELIIAGMLHKAGIPERRPELIGSNSTEQRIDLMLRLGPYGEWNAGASDEPAGGSSRDHGGPRERRDQYRTLNLQVLLDNPHGVDLGPLQPRLPGVLRTASKKVELAPQPLLDDVVRMRARLADAAPDVVLIGRRQLRSNNSWMHNIPTLVSGSNTCTLHINPADVARLGLGDTAVVKSAAGTLTVPLEPTEAIMPGVVSLPHGWGHTDSTQTVARAHAGVNANVLTDDSVVDVPSGNAVFNGVPVTLTPA